One bacterium genomic window carries:
- a CDS encoding glucose-6-phosphate isomerase: MSNQFNKLPIAINAEYLKPNVTSEMIAGRKDELKLIDGRLRSGNHPGSDFTGWLNPAQILSSAELSRVKATADRLRKETDVLLVIGIGGSYLGARAVIEALADDPDKVVYAGQNISAHYMTRLRKQLAGKRVAVNVISKSGTTTEPAIASRIMRELAASAKHIVATTDAKKGALLQLAKTEGYETFVVPDNIGGRYSVLSAVGLLPVAYAGVDVDALVAGAVKCAELCSNTDPMSNPAYFYAAARNVLYNKEFSIELLASFEPRLHFMAEWWKQLYGESEGKENKGLFPASVDFTTDLHSLGQYIQEGHRMIAETFLIVGGSEPSLMVPEADDSDGLGYLMGKELSFVNAKAYEATAKAHRDGGVPNMTIHLERLDAESLGALIYFFEIACAVSGLMLGVNPFNQPGVEAYKKEMFKLLGKPGFESAESGKSAPEYIHF; encoded by the coding sequence ATGTCGAACCAATTCAACAAACTACCAATAGCAATAAATGCAGAATATCTCAAACCAAACGTAACGAGCGAAATGATCGCCGGTCGCAAAGATGAGTTAAAGCTGATCGATGGTCGGCTTCGCTCAGGCAATCATCCCGGCTCTGACTTCACCGGGTGGTTGAACCCGGCTCAGATTCTCTCATCTGCCGAGCTGTCTCGTGTGAAAGCAACTGCAGATCGACTGCGCAAAGAGACGGATGTGCTTTTGGTGATCGGCATAGGTGGATCATATCTGGGAGCAAGAGCGGTGATCGAGGCTCTGGCCGATGACCCCGATAAAGTAGTCTATGCGGGTCAGAATATTTCCGCTCACTATATGACCAGACTCAGAAAGCAGCTTGCAGGCAAGAGAGTAGCGGTCAATGTCATCTCAAAGTCGGGCACCACCACCGAGCCCGCCATCGCATCCAGGATCATGCGCGAATTGGCAGCTTCGGCAAAGCACATAGTCGCCACTACTGATGCAAAGAAAGGCGCACTGCTGCAGCTAGCCAAAACCGAGGGCTACGAGACATTTGTCGTGCCGGACAACATCGGCGGACGGTATTCGGTATTGTCGGCAGTCGGCCTGCTGCCTGTTGCCTATGCTGGTGTCGATGTAGACGCTCTGGTCGCTGGGGCAGTGAAGTGCGCGGAGCTTTGTTCCAACACCGATCCGATGAGCAATCCGGCATATTTTTATGCGGCAGCCAGAAATGTGCTCTACAACAAAGAATTTTCCATAGAACTGCTTGCATCTTTCGAGCCGAGGCTGCACTTTATGGCCGAGTGGTGGAAACAGCTCTACGGCGAGAGCGAAGGAAAAGAGAATAAGGGGCTATTTCCGGCATCAGTCGACTTCACCACTGATCTGCACTCCCTGGGTCAATATATCCAGGAGGGTCACAGGATGATTGCTGAGACTTTCTTGATTGTTGGTGGCTCGGAGCCGTCGCTGATGGTTCCTGAGGCTGACGATTCGGACGGCTTGGGCTATCTCATGGGCAAAGAACTGAGCTTCGTCAACGCAAAGGCATATGAGGCGACGGCCAAAGCACATAGAGACGGCGGTGTTCCGAATATGACGATCCATCTTGAGAGGCTGGATGCAGAGAGCCTGGGCGCGCTCATATACTTCTTTGAGATCGCATGCGCGGTGAGCGGACTGATGTTGGGTGTAAATCCGTTCAACCAGCCGGGAGTCGAGGCGTATAAGAAGGAGATGTTCAAGCTGCTGGGCAAGCCCGGTTTTGAATCTGCTGAGTCAGGAAAGTCTGCGCCGGAGTATATTCACTTTTAA
- the pth gene encoding aminoacyl-tRNA hydrolase — translation MRVIVGLGNPGRQYAHTRHNVGFDVLDTFAKRRKVKILSRQCRGLVGSFDHYGEQILLVKPQTFMNESGQCVGQIMRKYHLEPSDIFVIYDDMDLPLGKIRIRLQGSSGGHNGMKSIIAHIHSKEFARMRIGIGHHGEAINHVLSRFNRKDRQEMDVTLEHAADALDMILAEGIEAAMNKYNRIESPEE, via the coding sequence GTGAGAGTGATCGTCGGTCTGGGCAATCCCGGCAGGCAGTATGCCCACACCAGGCACAATGTCGGCTTCGATGTGCTCGATACGTTTGCGAAGCGCCGTAAGGTCAAAATTTTGAGCAGGCAGTGTCGTGGTCTGGTAGGCAGTTTCGACCATTACGGCGAGCAGATTCTGCTTGTGAAGCCTCAGACATTTATGAACGAGAGCGGCCAGTGCGTCGGCCAGATAATGCGCAAATATCACCTTGAACCTTCGGATATATTTGTGATCTATGACGATATGGACCTGCCGCTGGGCAAGATCAGAATACGCCTTCAGGGTTCCTCCGGTGGACACAACGGCATGAAGTCGATCATTGCGCATATCCATTCCAAGGAATTTGCGCGCATGCGCATTGGAATAGGCCACCATGGCGAAGCGATAAACCATGTGCTCTCACGTTTCAACCGTAAGGACCGCCAGGAGATGGATGTCACTCTCGAACACGCAGCCGATGCGCTGGATATGATCCTGGCTGAAGGCATTGAGGCAGCCATGAATAAGTATAACCGGATAGAGAGTCCAGAGGAGTAA
- a CDS encoding ribose-phosphate pyrophosphokinase: MNELMLFSGAGNPELSKKIAERLGVHVGEMSLQRFSDGEVHVQVNESVRGDDVFIVQSFPTPVNEHLMELLIMIDAFKRASARRVNVVVPYYCYARQDRKVKPREPVTAKLVADLLTAAGASRLLTVDLHSGQIVGFFDTPVDNLYAGPIIADYIRKNIKVDENTVVVSPDVGGVPRARALAEALGTPIAIIVKRRPEPNKTVVMEVIGDVSGKTAIMLDDMIDTGGSIVSGANALLERGANEVYAACTHGVLSDDAPEKLVASAIKKVIITDTIPLSDDRRNGKIVIVSMADLLADAIMRIHADRSVSEIFDKAWKGQS; this comes from the coding sequence ATGAACGAACTGATGCTCTTTTCAGGAGCTGGAAATCCCGAACTCTCGAAAAAGATTGCCGAGCGGCTTGGGGTACATGTCGGTGAGATGTCGCTCCAGCGGTTTTCTGATGGCGAGGTCCATGTCCAGGTGAACGAGAGCGTGCGCGGCGACGATGTGTTCATAGTCCAGTCGTTTCCGACCCCGGTGAACGAACACCTGATGGAACTGCTGATAATGATAGACGCCTTCAAGCGGGCATCAGCGCGCAGGGTAAATGTCGTGGTGCCGTATTACTGTTATGCACGGCAGGACAGGAAAGTCAAGCCGCGCGAACCCGTTACGGCCAAGCTGGTTGCCGACCTGCTGACGGCGGCTGGTGCGAGCAGGCTGCTTACTGTCGATCTGCACTCAGGCCAGATAGTCGGTTTCTTCGATACGCCCGTCGATAATCTCTATGCGGGACCGATCATAGCGGACTATATACGCAAAAATATTAAGGTTGACGAGAATACGGTAGTGGTCTCGCCGGATGTGGGCGGCGTTCCACGTGCGCGTGCGCTTGCTGAGGCTTTGGGGACACCCATTGCGATCATAGTGAAGCGCAGGCCTGAGCCTAACAAGACTGTGGTGATGGAAGTGATAGGTGATGTATCGGGCAAGACGGCAATCATGCTCGACGATATGATAGACACCGGCGGGTCAATAGTAAGCGGCGCGAATGCCCTTCTCGAACGCGGCGCGAATGAGGTCTACGCCGCATGCACGCATGGTGTTCTTTCGGACGATGCGCCCGAGAAGTTGGTTGCTTCTGCCATCAAGAAGGTTATTATCACCGACACCATTCCGCTTTCTGATGACAGGCGAAACGGCAAGATAGTAATTGTTTCAATGGCCGATCTGCTGGCCGATGCCATAATGCGAATCCATGCGGACCGCAGCGTCAGTGAAATTTTCGATAAAGCGTGGAAGGGACAGTCGTGA
- a CDS encoding NTP transferase domain-containing protein, translating into MKRKFAAVVMAAGKSTRMKSALPKGAHMICGKSMTRHVVDACLGAEIEQVIVVVGHEAERVRQALGEDITYAYQTEQLGTGHAAMQAMPSIASDITDVVVLPGDTPLITSEAICRLIDTHSSADNAATLLTGMLNDAGHYGRIVRDDSGAVVKIVEAKDADEATLSIGEFNVAIYCFKVPQLAEKLTMIKPDNAQAEYYLTDVIELLNKSGQRVGAVIADNVKDTLGINNRIELAEAAATMRKRILDKLMLSGVTIVDPATTYIDCDVEIGGDTIVHPCTIIERGSRIGSNCEVGPFARLTDVTISGLKTQERQLK; encoded by the coding sequence GTGAAACGCAAATTCGCGGCGGTTGTGATGGCAGCCGGCAAGAGCACAAGAATGAAATCAGCGCTTCCCAAGGGGGCGCATATGATATGCGGCAAGTCTATGACCCGCCACGTCGTCGATGCATGCCTTGGCGCCGAGATCGAGCAGGTGATAGTAGTGGTCGGCCACGAGGCCGAAAGGGTCAGGCAGGCGTTGGGTGAGGATATTACATATGCTTACCAGACCGAGCAGCTCGGTACGGGGCATGCGGCCATGCAGGCGATGCCCAGTATTGCAAGCGACATAACCGATGTGGTCGTGCTCCCAGGCGATACGCCTCTGATTACATCCGAGGCGATTTGCCGACTTATAGACACTCACTCGTCAGCCGACAACGCAGCCACACTGCTCACCGGCATGCTCAACGACGCGGGTCACTATGGCCGGATTGTGCGGGATGATAGCGGCGCGGTAGTGAAGATTGTCGAAGCCAAGGATGCCGACGAGGCGACACTTTCCATAGGTGAGTTCAATGTAGCGATCTACTGCTTCAAGGTCCCACAGCTTGCCGAGAAGCTGACGATGATTAAGCCGGACAATGCCCAGGCAGAGTATTATCTAACTGACGTGATCGAGCTTTTGAATAAGTCCGGCCAGCGGGTGGGAGCGGTTATTGCGGATAATGTAAAGGACACTTTGGGAATCAATAACCGGATCGAGCTTGCCGAAGCTGCCGCGACTATGCGTAAACGTATACTGGACAAACTGATGCTTTCGGGCGTGACCATAGTCGACCCTGCGACCACATATATCGACTGCGATGTCGAGATCGGCGGCGACACGATAGTCCATCCCTGCACTATAATCGAGCGTGGCAGTCGCATAGGCAGCAACTGCGAAGTAGGTCCGTTCGCCCGGCTCACCGATGTCACAATCAGCGGTCTCAAAACTCAGGAAAGGCAGCTAAAATGA
- the serS gene encoding serine--tRNA ligase produces MLDAKFVRTEPDKVRQALINRNDDPAKLDEFVKLDEQWRQDIYEVEQLKAERNSVSEHIAKMKKNKEDATSEIERMREVSGRIKQMDSDIAEVETKINDILLTIPNMPQDSVPVGKDESDNPTIRTWGEPKKFDFEPKAHWDIATNLDIIDFDRGSKIAGSGFILYKGLGARLERSLLNWMLDVHTSKHGYKEVFPPFLINRKAMTGTGQLPKFEEDMYHTDKEDDLFLDPTAEVPVTNIFSDEILDADQLPIYLTAYTACFRREAGSAGKDTRGLLRVHQFDKVEMVKFVRPETSYDEHEKLTANAEFILQQLGIPYRIVLLCTGDLGFSAAKCYDLEIHAPGVDKWLEVSSCSNFEDFQARRANIRYRPEPKAKPEFVHTLNGSGVALPRLVVSLIENYQQPDGSIIVPEVLRPYMNADRISI; encoded by the coding sequence ATGCTTGATGCGAAATTTGTAAGGACAGAGCCGGATAAGGTGAGACAGGCTCTGATCAACAGAAACGACGACCCGGCAAAGCTTGACGAGTTTGTTAAGCTCGACGAGCAGTGGCGCCAGGATATCTATGAAGTCGAACAGCTCAAGGCTGAGCGTAATTCCGTCTCCGAACACATCGCAAAGATGAAAAAAAACAAGGAAGACGCGACCTCGGAGATCGAACGCATGCGTGAGGTGTCCGGTCGTATCAAGCAGATGGATTCTGATATAGCCGAAGTTGAGACAAAGATCAATGATATCCTGCTAACTATCCCCAATATGCCGCAGGACAGCGTGCCTGTTGGAAAGGATGAGTCGGACAACCCGACCATCCGCACATGGGGTGAGCCAAAAAAGTTCGACTTTGAGCCCAAAGCTCATTGGGACATCGCGACGAATCTGGACATCATAGACTTCGACCGCGGCAGCAAAATAGCGGGCAGTGGATTCATACTCTATAAGGGACTCGGGGCACGGCTTGAAAGATCGCTGCTGAACTGGATGCTTGACGTGCACACCTCCAAGCATGGATATAAAGAGGTCTTCCCGCCGTTTCTGATCAACCGAAAGGCAATGACAGGAACAGGCCAGCTCCCGAAGTTTGAAGAGGATATGTATCACACCGATAAGGAAGACGACCTCTTCCTGGACCCGACTGCCGAAGTCCCGGTGACAAACATATTCTCGGATGAGATACTGGATGCAGACCAGCTTCCGATATATTTGACAGCCTACACCGCATGCTTCAGGCGCGAGGCAGGCTCGGCTGGCAAGGATACGCGCGGTCTGCTGCGAGTGCATCAGTTCGACAAGGTCGAAATGGTGAAATTCGTGCGGCCTGAGACTTCATATGATGAGCACGAAAAATTAACCGCAAATGCTGAGTTTATTTTGCAGCAGTTGGGTATACCATATCGGATAGTATTGCTGTGCACGGGCGACTTGGGCTTCTCGGCTGCCAAGTGTTATGACCTTGAGATACACGCGCCGGGTGTGGATAAGTGGCTGGAAGTTTCGAGCTGCTCGAACTTCGAGGACTTTCAGGCGCGCCGCGCAAACATCAGGTATCGACCCGAACCAAAGGCTAAACCGGAGTTTGTCCACACACTTAACGGCTCAGGTGTCGCACTGCCCAGACTGGTCGTATCGCTAATTGAAAACTATCAGCAGCCAGATGGCTCGATTATCGTGCCGGAGGTCCTGCGGCCATATATGAATGCAGACAGAATTAGTATCTAG
- the nifS gene encoding cysteine desulfurase NifS: MIYLDHAATTPVDPEVLDTMLPFLKDKYGSASTLYSIGREARDAVETARERVAELINAQPEEIYFTSGGSESDNWAIFGVASAKAKKGNHIITSKIEHHAVLESCHTLEKHGCTVTYLDVDENGFVSVDDLKSAITDKTILVTIMHANNEIGTIEPVEEIGKICREKGIHFHSDTVQTVGHIPVDVQAIGCDSLAISAHKLYGPKGIGAMYIRKGSRVDRFMQGGGQENNRRAGTHNVPGIVGLGKACELAKVRMAEEGEYTTRLRDALIHGVESKIKDIRLNGDRIKRVPNNVNFSFTGVEGESMILLLDMQGICVSSGSACTSGSLDPSHVLMALGLKHEQAHGSLRMTLGNDNTMEQIDKVVNVLPGVIDRLRQMSPIYAVGEKCDQE; the protein is encoded by the coding sequence TTGATTTATCTCGATCATGCAGCCACGACCCCGGTCGACCCGGAGGTCCTTGATACTATGCTGCCGTTTCTGAAAGACAAATATGGCAGCGCTTCCACTCTCTACTCGATTGGGCGTGAAGCCCGCGATGCGGTCGAGACCGCTCGTGAACGGGTCGCCGAGCTGATTAACGCTCAGCCCGAAGAAATTTACTTCACATCAGGCGGCAGTGAGTCCGATAACTGGGCAATCTTCGGTGTGGCTTCGGCCAAAGCCAAAAAGGGCAATCACATCATCACCAGCAAGATCGAACATCATGCAGTGCTGGAGTCATGCCATACCTTGGAAAAGCATGGCTGCACGGTTACATATCTGGATGTGGACGAGAATGGTTTTGTGAGTGTTGATGATCTCAAATCAGCAATCACTGACAAGACGATCCTCGTGACTATAATGCACGCCAATAACGAAATAGGCACTATAGAGCCTGTGGAAGAGATAGGTAAGATTTGCAGAGAAAAAGGTATTCACTTCCATTCGGATACCGTGCAGACGGTAGGGCATATACCCGTGGATGTGCAGGCTATCGGATGCGACTCACTCGCAATCTCAGCGCATAAGCTCTATGGTCCAAAGGGCATCGGCGCAATGTATATTCGCAAAGGCTCCCGCGTGGACAGGTTCATGCAAGGCGGCGGCCAGGAAAATAATCGACGAGCCGGAACTCACAACGTGCCTGGGATAGTTGGTCTGGGCAAAGCGTGTGAGCTTGCCAAGGTTAGAATGGCTGAGGAAGGCGAATATACGACCAGGCTGCGTGATGCATTGATCCACGGCGTGGAATCGAAGATAAAAGATATCAGGCTCAATGGAGACCGCATCAAACGAGTGCCGAACAATGTGAACTTCTCGTTTACCGGGGTCGAAGGCGAATCAATGATCCTACTGCTTGATATGCAGGGTATATGTGTCTCATCAGGCTCGGCATGCACGTCAGGCTCTCTCGATCCCTCTCATGTCTTGATGGCTCTGGGGCTGAAACATGAACAGGCTCATGGCTCATTACGAATGACTCTGGGCAATGACAACACAATGGAGCAGATAGACAAGGTAGTGAATGTGCTGCCGGGGGTAATCGACCGCCTCAGGCAGATGTCGCCTATATACGCCGTCGGAGAAAAGTGCGATCAGGAATAG
- a CDS encoding PQQ-binding-like beta-propeller repeat protein: MKSFTRTIPFLAIIFGVIASGLPADAGAYLYSSNRKQINCGIVRLSSYKINQATELGSGYGTSGYLLGNGVGELFYLLDNLTSMKPAGWTLENPFAGSTAASSGSARKYTKSEVDYWFVDLASTRDLSRMQILYLPAHGVVIMDDDDREKLRRFVDGGGVLWVDNSAVSSVLTFDDSASAGFIISDFEFSSALGTDYIDVRHHPLLTIPYWLTDQDVSILGSNAGQYCVWPGYDSSSGVPDDFDYLFPVVRNTGIGNPPVIASNAYGGGYIVATADYVGRGCYMNYPYCLPSLKFAYNLIALSSSWTNARKSPRHSGSSIDTVGGTELAKIWSCPFSSEDEVESAPVIYKNIVYYSRGDTLYAYDLKPQEDLDGDGDIDDGEDDMPNDTGCDLIWKKPCSGTLSSPVAVTMQDPSKYNSPGDSVDAVMVASTDGTVYVLDTSPTNAGKSLLYSEIDWDTGSTCEKPFPPVFVDGWIYVAGKSTDATQSVHIYGFNPVMHYYRSGSDTYKSEWLREFPSSSSSILYTGGILKSGLCFGYASSNGSGALTGMLYWSTNRPTSGSTVTSQNDIVFGLPLVIKNDTLQTKKIVGSQVDCQINIKSVKIKNISNIWIKNYGTSDLQISGNPVKNATISSPSEDTADGRILCNLSGSAINQNGGEVPGDVIICADYSLDYATAGTGGFVRAPQQIKLPLEPDVSTTGSSSLPKTEATATTALGRNAMVYINGERDPVELKSLNSGGSVYGLQIDASAQTNRWNYFLHAGVARSTLENASGYSTSESSNITSPISGLVLPGVVMKKTGSGWLPLQNPQPLSNPACSGDKVFVTVSGYFGSGSSSDYNGGALLCFKANPDFVIRITENAGYDSEGNPIRKAKSLYNSTTGGKRVVSIWQPNLLDDSPLDFLSGQVGVPASMIDYDKGTITIDNFSTLKLKSSSSVTPNTLSPSLPVWVMVDNVEIPVDFSTWGPLGAYMSTAPTGKMSDSVDLSGWNNLLWYYPVDEPIHSSPVVIGDVVYFMDDKGTIYAINTETGETLGKPIDDDQVIWKEPSTSTSTSKTNFSIAGSNGVLVIPKSDGLYAYSNTTTLVADTNRVMELDGAGELSWAADSITWPAHIPPSLNTKPATTSGPINKPSRVRYISSGELLLTNSGANQVCRIDKSAQVGSMRVEATNVTDDYVYIRWMYDRFSDPKRLLRPGQPTSLNGPTDAILWQETETDGSGDTYQVIHCLVADSGNHRIVDLVYKFRYASNEYVLESNDSDIDPASGFCLPRLNWVTTTDTTNQNYVFDCLQLISGTSGGSTTTDIWAAISNYRTGTGSTATTQGLGGAVVGIRYRVANGNSWDYAKDDSGQIIYGCDKMDFSNVGGLSSAPLASPRYFYVRDDASSGNRYLYVCDNYGVYDAIVPSDPSILPKVAAILTDDSYRSNLDRDDETAGVQALSVPLRASCIHVLPSGNWLITNSYSGESTDGVSRFSGEVFEYNPTTTTSGKVEWCSPKIEFSASTGTWKQTIDNGQIMQQPSCAYRQF; encoded by the coding sequence ATGAAAAGCTTCACACGAACTATCCCATTTCTTGCAATCATATTCGGTGTCATTGCATCAGGGCTTCCTGCTGATGCCGGCGCATATCTGTATTCAAGCAATCGAAAGCAGATCAACTGTGGAATTGTCAGGCTCTCAAGCTATAAGATTAACCAGGCCACCGAACTCGGGTCTGGATACGGTACGAGTGGTTATTTATTGGGCAACGGAGTTGGTGAGCTGTTCTATTTGCTCGACAACCTGACGAGCATGAAGCCCGCAGGTTGGACACTGGAAAATCCATTTGCCGGGTCCACCGCCGCATCGTCCGGTTCAGCCAGAAAATATACCAAAAGCGAGGTCGATTACTGGTTTGTAGACCTGGCATCTACTCGTGATCTGTCTCGGATGCAAATTTTGTATTTACCTGCCCATGGCGTGGTGATCATGGATGACGATGACAGAGAGAAGCTGCGCAGGTTTGTGGACGGCGGAGGTGTGCTGTGGGTGGACAATTCCGCCGTGAGCAGTGTTCTGACTTTTGACGACAGTGCCAGTGCCGGGTTCATTATCTCGGACTTCGAGTTTAGCTCTGCGCTGGGCACCGACTACATAGACGTGCGGCATCATCCACTTTTGACGATCCCATACTGGCTCACCGATCAGGATGTATCCATACTCGGCTCGAATGCAGGCCAATATTGTGTATGGCCGGGTTATGACAGCAGCAGTGGCGTCCCTGATGATTTTGATTATTTATTCCCAGTGGTCAGGAACACGGGTATAGGTAATCCGCCGGTTATAGCCTCGAATGCGTATGGCGGCGGCTATATTGTAGCGACTGCCGATTACGTCGGCAGGGGCTGTTATATGAATTATCCATACTGTCTTCCCAGCCTCAAGTTTGCCTATAATCTCATAGCGCTGTCTTCTTCATGGACAAATGCAAGGAAGAGCCCGCGTCACTCCGGCAGTTCGATCGACACTGTCGGCGGCACCGAGCTTGCCAAGATATGGTCTTGTCCTTTTTCTTCCGAGGATGAGGTAGAGTCTGCTCCTGTGATATATAAGAACATAGTCTATTATTCCAGGGGGGACACTCTTTACGCATATGATTTGAAGCCGCAAGAGGATCTTGATGGGGACGGCGATATTGACGACGGCGAAGATGATATGCCCAATGACACCGGCTGTGACCTCATATGGAAGAAGCCCTGCAGCGGCACACTCTCCTCTCCTGTAGCGGTGACCATGCAGGACCCCAGCAAATACAATAGCCCCGGAGACAGTGTAGATGCGGTGATGGTCGCATCCACTGACGGCACAGTCTACGTGTTGGATACATCACCGACGAATGCTGGAAAGTCACTTCTTTACAGCGAAATAGACTGGGATACCGGTTCGACGTGTGAGAAACCGTTTCCGCCTGTTTTCGTAGACGGCTGGATATATGTTGCCGGCAAATCGACTGATGCGACCCAGAGTGTCCATATATACGGTTTTAATCCGGTCATGCACTACTACCGCAGCGGCAGTGACACATATAAAAGTGAATGGTTGCGTGAGTTTCCCAGTTCCTCCAGCAGCATTTTATATACAGGAGGCATTCTCAAGTCCGGTCTATGTTTCGGCTATGCCAGTTCAAATGGCAGTGGAGCGCTCACCGGTATGCTCTACTGGTCAACTAATAGGCCGACCAGCGGGAGTACGGTGACCAGTCAGAACGACATTGTTTTCGGTCTGCCGCTGGTAATAAAAAATGACACTCTTCAGACTAAAAAAATCGTAGGCTCTCAGGTCGATTGCCAGATAAACATAAAGTCGGTTAAGATCAAAAATATCTCAAACATATGGATCAAGAACTACGGCACAAGCGATCTTCAGATAAGCGGTAATCCGGTAAAGAATGCAACCATATCGAGTCCATCTGAAGACACAGCAGACGGCCGAATATTGTGCAATCTGAGCGGGTCTGCTATAAATCAAAATGGCGGTGAAGTGCCGGGTGACGTGATAATATGCGCCGATTACAGTCTCGACTATGCCACCGCCGGCACCGGAGGATTTGTCCGCGCACCACAGCAGATCAAGCTTCCTCTCGAACCTGATGTATCCACCACCGGCAGCAGTTCTCTTCCGAAGACCGAGGCCACTGCCACAACAGCTCTCGGACGTAACGCAATGGTCTATATTAATGGTGAGAGAGACCCGGTGGAGCTTAAGTCACTAAATTCCGGCGGTTCGGTCTATGGCCTTCAGATTGATGCTTCTGCACAGACGAACAGATGGAACTATTTCCTGCATGCCGGCGTTGCGCGATCAACACTGGAGAACGCATCGGGCTACAGCACGTCCGAGTCATCCAATATCACGAGTCCGATTTCAGGTCTGGTACTTCCTGGTGTGGTAATGAAGAAGACTGGCTCAGGGTGGCTTCCACTGCAAAACCCGCAGCCGCTCTCCAATCCTGCCTGCTCGGGTGACAAAGTATTCGTCACGGTCTCGGGCTATTTCGGCAGCGGCAGCAGCAGTGATTACAACGGCGGTGCGCTTCTATGCTTCAAGGCCAATCCTGATTTTGTGATAAGGATCACTGAGAATGCAGGTTATGATTCTGAAGGCAACCCCATAAGAAAAGCAAAGAGCCTTTACAATTCCACCACCGGCGGCAAGCGCGTAGTCAGTATCTGGCAGCCGAACCTGTTGGATGATAGTCCTCTAGACTTTTTGTCTGGTCAGGTTGGTGTTCCTGCTTCCATGATAGATTATGACAAAGGGACCATAACCATCGATAATTTCAGCACACTGAAACTGAAGAGTTCATCAAGTGTAACTCCCAACACCTTATCACCGTCGCTGCCGGTCTGGGTGATGGTAGACAATGTCGAGATTCCAGTCGACTTTTCCACCTGGGGTCCCTTGGGCGCCTATATGAGCACGGCACCAACTGGTAAGATGAGCGACTCAGTGGACTTGAGCGGTTGGAACAATCTGCTGTGGTACTATCCTGTAGACGAACCGATCCATTCATCGCCTGTGGTCATTGGAGATGTTGTCTATTTTATGGATGATAAGGGCACGATATATGCCATCAATACCGAGACTGGTGAGACTCTCGGCAAACCAATTGATGACGACCAGGTCATCTGGAAGGAGCCATCAACTTCAACCAGCACGAGCAAAACGAATTTCTCGATAGCGGGTTCCAACGGTGTGCTCGTGATTCCGAAATCAGACGGTCTGTATGCATATTCAAACACAACGACTCTCGTTGCGGACACGAACAGAGTAATGGAACTCGACGGTGCGGGCGAGCTGAGCTGGGCTGCCGATTCGATCACGTGGCCTGCTCATATTCCACCCAGTCTCAACACCAAGCCCGCGACCACTTCCGGTCCGATAAACAAGCCAAGTCGTGTGCGGTATATCAGTTCCGGCGAGCTGCTGCTCACGAATTCGGGCGCCAACCAGGTGTGCCGTATTGACAAGTCGGCTCAGGTCGGTTCGATGCGCGTCGAGGCAACAAATGTGACAGATGACTATGTATATATTCGTTGGATGTATGACCGTTTCTCCGATCCAAAACGCCTGCTGCGTCCTGGTCAGCCGACGAGCCTCAATGGTCCCACTGATGCAATCCTCTGGCAGGAGACGGAAACCGATGGTTCGGGTGACACCTATCAAGTGATTCACTGTCTGGTCGCCGATTCGGGCAATCACCGGATCGTAGACTTGGTATATAAGTTCAGATATGCCAGCAACGAATATGTTCTTGAATCAAATGATTCTGACATCGATCCTGCCAGTGGTTTCTGCCTGCCTCGTTTGAACTGGGTCACCACAACCGATACGACGAATCAGAACTATGTGTTCGATTGCCTTCAGCTTATATCGGGCACATCTGGCGGCAGCACCACGACTGATATATGGGCGGCGATTTCCAATTACCGAACGGGAACCGGCTCCACGGCCACAACCCAGGGCTTGGGCGGCGCGGTAGTGGGGATACGTTATCGTGTAGCTAACGGAAATAGTTGGGATTATGCGAAAGATGATTCCGGCCAGATAATCTACGGATGCGACAAAATGGACTTTTCAAATGTAGGTGGTCTGTCTTCGGCGCCCCTTGCGAGCCCAAGGTATTTCTATGTCAGAGATGATGCTTCTTCCGGCAATAGGTATCTGTATGTTTGCGATAATTATGGCGTCTATGATGCCATAGTTCCTTCGGATCCATCGATCCTGCCGAAAGTGGCTGCAATTCTGACTGACGATAGTTATAGGAGCAATCTAGATCGTGATGATGAAACAGCTGGTGTTCAAGCGCTGTCCGTTCCATTGAGAGCATCCTGCATACATGTCCTTCCAAGCGGCAACTGGCTCATTACCAACTCGTATTCGGGAGAGAGCACTGACGGCGTCAGCCGCTTCAGCGGAGAGGTATTTGAATACAATCCGACCACAACGACATCCGGCAAGGTCGAGTGGTGTTCTCCGAAGATCGAATTCTCTGCCAGCACCGGCACATGGAAGCAGACGATAGACAACGGCCAGATAATGCAGCAGCCTTCCTGCGCATATCGTCAGTTCTAG